In Streptomyces sp. NBC_00344, the genomic window AGGCGGAGAATCCGCACAGGAGCGCCACATCGGCCTCACAGGGTCTTTCGAAGACGCCGTTACCGTTGCAGGCTGCTCGATCCCACGCTCGATCCCTCGTGCAAAACCGTCAGGAAGAAGCGGATGGACTACTGCTCCTCGTGTCGTCGGCACCTCAACGGAGCCCTGGTGTGCCCGGGTTGCGGTGCTTACGCCCCGGACATAGCGCCGTTGATCGAAGGCGGCCGCACCGTCCCGGCCCTGGCAGCCCCAGTGCTCTGGCCGGAGGTGGCGGCGACACCGGGGACCGACGCGTACGGCGCCCACGACGACGCCGGCAGTATTTTCGACGATGCCGACGGTGATTTCGAGGGCGCCGACAATGATGCCAAGGGTCCGGCACCCGCGCCGCAGGGGCGGGCGGCCCGGCGCCGACAGCGGGCCCGCTGGAAGAAGAACCAGCGCCGAGCCGTGGTCGCGACCGCCGTCGCGCTCGTCGGCGGCGGTCTGACCGTCGCATCGATGGACAGCGGTTCCGGCCACCGCGCCCAGGCGTCGACGGCCACGGACCTCTCGAGCGTGGGCACCGATGAGCAGCCGACGGACCAGACCGCCGAGCTCCCGCCGGCCGGGAAGGGCAAGCACCGGAAGCCCTCGACCACGAGCTCCCAGCCCTCCACGACCGGCACCTCGCAACATCGTCCCGAACCCTCCGCGACCCACACGGACTCGGCAGGGGCGCAGCCCTACACGGGCGCCGCCCCGCACACGACGACGAAGGCTGCCGCGCAGCGGACCGCGTTCACACCCTCCGCCGACACGACCACCGGCACCAGTACGCCGGCGACCCAGTCACCCGCCCCGACGGCCCGGGATCGGGAACAACGGGATCTTCAGGCACATCGGGCACATCGGGCACATCGGGCACTTCGCATACTTCGTCTTCGGGATCTCCGGGCTCTGTGGGAACATCCCAGTCGAGCTCCACACCGGCGGCGACCTCTCCGTCGGGGATCTGTGTGCTCGGGCTGATCTGCCTGAGCTGACCCCCCCTACCGGCTCAACTGGTCGAGCTGTGCTTCACCCCGACCTACGGTGTCCTCATCGGTCTGCACCCGGTGTGAGATCACCGAAAGCCGACTCCCTCCTGACGAACACCAGCACCCTCGCCCCCGCCGGGACTGCCAACCTTCCTGATCGGTCAGCCTCCCGACCCGGTCAGAGAGCGGACTCCAGCAGCCGCTGGGCCAAATGCTGCAACAGCCCGCCTCGCCGTCAGTAGCAGGACCTCCCACTGAGGCGGGCCCGCCGGCTGCGCCTCATCTCCCTCTTCGCCGCCACTCATGCCACCCAGTCGAGTCCGAGGTTGGCGAGGGCGGTGAGTTGTTGTTCGTTTAGGCGGTCGCGTCTGCTCTTTTGGTTGCTGAGAAACACACCTAGACGAACATTCGTTCCATCGGGCATCTCCTCAACGTGTGCTCTGCCGACCACGGTCTTCCCCTCCCTGGCGATGTATTGCTGGAGGGCTGCTACGCCCCTGGTGAAGGCGTCGGTGCTCTTCCCTGTCTCCGCGCGGGTCTTCGCACCGGGCTGCCGCGGTGCCTTCTTGGCCCGTACGGCGGGTTTCACGCCGAGGGCGTCCAGGCGCCGCTGTTGCTCGGGGTTGAGCTGTGTCCAGTCCCGCTTCTGCCGTGTGGTCCAGCGTCCGATGTCGTCGCCGCGGTAAGTAACGCCGGGTTGGATGTCCTCGAGCTTCCCCCCGGCCTCCAGCAGGGCAGCCAGACCCACGTGGTGGCGTTGCCAGTCCACAGTCCACCCCAACAGTCCGGGGTTCCAGTCGGGGTCGATCGCGGCGAGCTGCTCGCCGCGTCGCTGCGCCCGCCCGGGGTCTTTGCCGAGCCCGCCGGGCCGGCGGAGGTTGGTCAGCCATTGCCCCACGGGCTTGTCCAAAGCAGTGGCGTGCCGCGGGGCGGCCAGGGTCCCAGCTTCGGCGTAGTAGGCGCGGGCCGCGGCGAGGTTCTCCTCGAACCCGGCGTCAGCGGTGTCCCACACCATCCCGAGCTCCTCCAGCTCGTCCGCCCGGGTGCTGGGCATAGTCCCGGCCCGGTACGCCCTTCGCTGATCTGACAGCCACCTGCCCAGTGGATACGCGCCCTCCTGGTGCCCGTAGGGCACATCGAGACTGTCTTCCCGCTCTTGGTAGCGGCGTGCGGCGTCGTACCCGCGGGCCCAGTCCTGGCGTTCGGTGTCGAGGACGTGGAACTTGACCCACTTGGCGACCATCACCGGATCCCGGGGGGCCGCGAAGCGCAGCAGCAGCCGCGACTCCTCTGCGCCTTCCTCTGGTTCCGGGCCGATGTTTTCCGACGGATCTACAACCCGCTTCTGTCCTTCTTGAGGAATTGCGAGCATCTCGATGGCACGTTCATCATGCGCCCGAAGCCCTTCAAGGACCTTCACCAAGGGGCGATACGAAGCGGAGGTGAACATGTCTTCCGGCTGCTCACCCGGCGCCAGAAACACGGGCACGATCAGTGTCGCAATCTTCCCCTGCCCAGGTTTCTG contains:
- a CDS encoding SCO2400 family protein, whose product is MDYCSSCRRHLNGALVCPGCGAYAPDIAPLIEGGRTVPALAAPVLWPEVAATPGTDAYGAHDDAGSIFDDADGDFEGADNDAKGPAPAPQGRAARRRQRARWKKNQRRAVVATAVALVGGGLTVASMDSGSGHRAQASTATDLSSVGTDEQPTDQTAELPPAGKGKHRKPSTTSSQPSTTGTSQHRPEPSATHTDSAGAQPYTGAAPHTTTKAAAQRTAFTPSADTTTGTSTPATQSPAPTARDREQRDLQAHRAHRAHRALRILRLRDLRALWEHPSRAPHRRRPLRRGSVCSG